The Solibacillus sp. FSL W7-1436 genome window below encodes:
- a CDS encoding IreB family regulatory phosphoprotein yields MSSFDKTMKFSFPEESMEQEVKQVMLKVYTALEEKGYNPTNQIVGYLLSGDPAYIPRHQDARNLIRKLERDEILEELVRFYIRKNTEADK; encoded by the coding sequence TTGAGTTCTTTCGATAAAACAATGAAATTCAGTTTTCCAGAAGAATCCATGGAACAAGAAGTAAAGCAAGTGATGCTGAAGGTGTATACGGCTTTAGAGGAAAAAGGGTATAATCCAACAAATCAAATTGTAGGGTATTTATTATCTGGCGACCCGGCATACATCCCTCGCCACCAGGACGCACGTAATTTAATCCGCAAGCTTGAGCGTGACGAGATTTTAGAGGAACTCGTTAGATTTTATATTAGAAAGAATACTGAGGCGGATAAATGA